A window of Pusillimonas sp. T7-7 contains these coding sequences:
- the pip gene encoding prolyl aminopeptidase, with translation MYPDIQPYAHGFLTTEDGHQVYWELCGNPQGKPAIFLHGGPGGGCSVAHRRLFNPERYKILLFDQRGCGRSTPHASLDNNTTWHLVADMERLRTEVLQADKMLVFGGSWGSTLALAYAQKHTAHVSELIVRGIFTIREKELLWFYQEGASYLFPDYWEDYLAPIPEDERHDLIGAYHRRLTGSDRAAQLQAAHAWTQWESRTISLLPSIAHQQDHAADAAALAFARIENHYFVNRGFMEEGQLLRDAHLLHGIPGVIIQGRYDACTPATTAWALHQAWPQAEFHLVADAGHAFDEPGILAQLLAATDQFC, from the coding sequence GTGTATCCGGACATACAGCCTTACGCCCACGGATTCTTGACTACTGAAGATGGCCACCAGGTGTACTGGGAGCTTTGCGGCAACCCGCAAGGCAAGCCTGCCATCTTTCTGCACGGCGGTCCGGGCGGCGGATGCTCAGTCGCTCATCGCAGGCTGTTCAATCCCGAGCGCTATAAAATTCTACTGTTCGACCAGCGCGGCTGCGGACGCTCTACCCCGCACGCCAGCCTGGACAACAACACCACCTGGCATCTGGTGGCCGACATGGAGCGTCTTCGCACCGAGGTGCTGCAGGCTGACAAAATGCTGGTATTTGGCGGATCGTGGGGCTCAACGCTGGCACTGGCCTATGCGCAGAAACACACCGCTCATGTCAGTGAGTTGATTGTGCGCGGCATTTTCACCATACGTGAAAAAGAACTGCTATGGTTCTACCAGGAAGGCGCATCATATCTGTTTCCCGATTATTGGGAAGATTATCTGGCGCCCATCCCCGAAGATGAACGCCACGATTTGATCGGCGCTTACCATCGCCGCCTTACAGGCAGTGACCGCGCCGCACAACTGCAAGCGGCCCACGCCTGGACGCAATGGGAAAGCCGAACGATTTCTTTGCTGCCCAGTATTGCGCATCAGCAGGACCATGCTGCCGATGCAGCCGCCTTGGCCTTCGCCCGCATTGAAAACCATTATTTTGTGAACAGGGGCTTCATGGAAGAAGGTCAGCTACTGCGTGATGCGCATTTGCTGCATGGCATTCCCGGTGTCATCATTCAGGGGCGCTACGACGCATGCACGCCCGCCACCACAGCCTGGGCCCTGCACCAGGCCTGGCCCCAGGCGGAATTTCATCTGGTAGCCGATGCCGGCCACGCTTTCGACGAACCCGGCATACTGGCCCAATTATTGGCCGCTACCGACCAATTCTGTTGA
- the thiS gene encoding sulfur carrier protein ThiS — MNIILNGKPLQVNKVSTIAELIAHLGYEGKRIAVEQNGDIVPKSTHGSALVADGDQLEIVVAVGGG, encoded by the coding sequence ATGAACATCATTCTTAACGGCAAACCCCTGCAAGTGAACAAAGTTTCGACCATCGCCGAACTGATCGCCCATCTGGGCTACGAAGGCAAACGTATTGCGGTTGAGCAAAACGGCGACATCGTCCCCAAAAGCACGCATGGCAGCGCACTTGTTGCCGACGGCGACCAATTGGAGATTGTTGTTGCGGTCGGCGGAGGCTGA